In a genomic window of Candidatus Competibacteraceae bacterium:
- the rsmB gene encoding 16S rRNA (cytosine(967)-C(5))-methyltransferase RsmB: MNVRANAVQVLVQVLGEGRSLATALPPILNRSAVRDRGLLRELCHGVCRWYFQLQRQLDQLLTRPLAATENGVRALLLLGLYQLWHLRVPDHAAVSETVAAARQLCKPWAAGLTNAVLRAALRRKKELATLLESDSEAKTAHPRWLLERLRQDWPDDWPAIVAANNTRPPFVLRVNLRRLAREDYRRRLAEAGHAAEAVPGVPTALLLAEPTDAALLPGFADGWVSVQDGAAQLAASLLEVRPGQRVLDACAAPGGKTGHLLERAPNLELTALDWDAGRLEQVRATLGRLRENARLIAGDAARPADWWDGIPFDRILVDAPCSATGVIRRHPDIKLLRRESDIAALAEQQQAFLLALWPLLRPGGRLLYATCSVLRQENERVIAAFLAARPDAVEWPIAAEWGRALPHGRQLLPGEATMDGFYYAGLCKPPAAAPGT, encoded by the coding sequence ATGAACGTCCGCGCCAACGCGGTCCAGGTGCTGGTTCAGGTGTTGGGCGAGGGCCGCTCGCTGGCGACGGCGCTTCCACCAATCCTGAACCGGAGCGCCGTTCGCGACCGAGGCTTGCTGCGCGAGCTGTGTCACGGTGTCTGCCGCTGGTATTTCCAATTGCAAAGGCAGCTCGACCAGTTGTTGACGCGGCCGCTGGCGGCGACAGAAAACGGCGTTCGCGCCCTGCTGCTGCTCGGTCTCTATCAGTTGTGGCACTTGCGCGTTCCCGACCATGCGGCCGTCTCCGAGACGGTCGCCGCCGCCCGTCAGCTGTGTAAACCGTGGGCGGCGGGGCTGACCAACGCGGTGTTGCGCGCCGCCTTGCGCCGGAAGAAAGAGCTGGCGACGCTCTTGGAAAGCGATTCAGAGGCCAAGACCGCCCACCCGCGTTGGTTGCTGGAACGGTTGCGGCAAGACTGGCCGGACGACTGGCCGGCCATCGTCGCCGCCAACAACACCCGCCCTCCTTTTGTCCTTCGCGTCAACCTGCGCCGCCTAGCGCGCGAGGACTACCGGCGGCGGCTGGCTGAAGCAGGACACGCCGCCGAGGCGGTGCCGGGTGTCCCGACGGCGCTGCTCCTGGCCGAACCGACCGACGCCGCGCTGCTGCCCGGCTTCGCTGATGGCTGGGTGTCGGTGCAGGATGGCGCCGCGCAACTGGCGGCGTCCCTGTTGGAGGTCCGACCGGGGCAGCGGGTGCTGGATGCCTGCGCCGCGCCCGGCGGCAAGACCGGCCATCTGCTGGAACGCGCACCGAATTTGGAGCTGACCGCGCTCGATTGGGACGCCGGCCGGCTGGAACAGGTGCGCGCTACCTTGGGCCGGCTGCGGGAGAACGCCCGCCTGATCGCGGGTGACGCCGCCCGGCCGGCGGATTGGTGGGACGGCATTCCCTTCGACCGCATTCTGGTGGATGCGCCCTGTTCGGCCACCGGCGTGATTCGTCGCCATCCCGACATCAAGCTGTTGCGCCGCGAGAGCGACATCGCCGCGCTGGCCGAGCAACAGCAGGCGTTCCTGCTGGCGCTGTGGCCGCTGCTGCGGCCGGGCGGTCGCTTGCTGTACGCCACCTGCTCGGTACTGCGCCAAGAAAACGAGCGGGTGATCGCCGCTTTTCTCGCCGCTCGGCCCGACGCCGTTGAATGGCCCATCGCGGCCGAGTGGGGCCGCGCTTTGCCGCACGGCCGCCAGCTGCTGCCGGGTGAAGCGACCATGGACGGTTTCTACTACGCCGGTTTGTGCAAACCACCGGCCGCGGCCCCTGGAACGTAG
- a CDS encoding DUF4390 domain-containing protein: protein MSAGARRIWTPGRVAGLLSALLWGLLELSNAWAAGFEVLAASTKLDGGVYRLDARIEYHFSNAALEALQNGVPLIIELEMQVRRRRPWVWDETVYSLGQRFKLEYHALSRQYLVSNLNSKERRGFTSRSAALQFMGQINGFPMLDRGLLARNERYEGALRVWLDIESLPAPMRVFAYLSDSWRLTSEWYTWPL from the coding sequence ATGTCGGCCGGCGCGCGACGGATTTGGACACCCGGCCGGGTCGCCGGCCTGCTGTCGGCGCTGCTGTGGGGTTTGTTGGAGCTTTCCAACGCCTGGGCGGCCGGCTTTGAGGTGCTCGCCGCCTCCACCAAGCTGGACGGTGGGGTTTACCGGCTCGATGCCCGCATCGAATATCATTTCAGCAATGCGGCGTTGGAAGCCTTGCAAAACGGCGTCCCCCTCATCATCGAACTGGAAATGCAGGTCCGCCGCCGCCGCCCTTGGGTGTGGGATGAGACGGTTTATTCCCTGGGCCAGCGCTTCAAGCTGGAGTATCACGCGCTCAGCCGTCAGTACTTGGTGAGCAATCTCAACAGCAAAGAGCGCCGCGGCTTCACCAGCCGGAGCGCCGCATTGCAGTTCATGGGCCAGATCAACGGCTTTCCCATGCTCGATCGGGGCCTGCTGGCGCGCAATGAGCGCTATGAAGGCGCCTTGCGGGTCTGGCTCGATATCGAATCCCTGCCGGCGCCGATGCGGGTGTTCGCCTATCTGTCCGACAGCTGGCGCCTGACCAGCGAGTGGTATACATGGCCACTCTGA
- a CDS encoding HAMP domain-containing protein, whose protein sequence is MATLIRRFASGRGLALTLLLFGLLLVLLILMGRATTNSAKFGQMYGWLLLVSAIGLGALASLILYNLIALIGLYRRRAPGSRLTLRLTGIFALLAITPVALVYGFSLHFLQRGIDSWFDVQVDRGLENALELSRTALDLRMREVLKQALRVAVSVADSDGEQAGRRLDDLLDLGEASELTLFGQGGRIIATASMDPAAILPHPPPETALLQVRQGRNYVGLEPIGDAGFHVRVVVPATSLGNEERQLQALFPVTDRLSLLADAVQAAFDSYRELIFLRAPLKASFTLTLSLALLLAVLAAFWAAFYTARRLVQPLRELVDGTQAVAVGQFNKQLAGAGAGSDELGFLVESFNQMIRNLAQAHDAAQRSQGLVESQRAYLETVLARLSSGVLTMDQGGRLQTCNAAASQILEVDLQEYLGADSQWIAVAHPMLQEFIAAIGPHLTETGDWRQEIAWFGTAGRRILMCRGSSLPDAVGLHGGHVIVFDDITHVVQVEREAAWSEVARRLAHEIKNPLTPIQLAAERIRHKYLKQFDEEQGKVLERGTHTIVQQVQAMKEMVDAFSEYARPPRLQLAPLELNEFVTEVLYLYRDYPAGVEIKLDLTQEPLRVNGDKGRLRQLLHNLVKNAIEAIRDGHGSTLWISTRREHVAGTDRVELSVRDDGPGFPDSVHANAFEPYVTTKLKGTGLGLAIVKKIVEEHGGWIQLETPADGGARIAIRLPIFHDGADAPTPPAVPAAPLHTDKEAAG, encoded by the coding sequence ATGGCCACTCTGATCCGCCGTTTCGCCAGCGGCCGGGGGCTGGCGCTCACCTTGCTGCTGTTCGGCTTGCTGCTGGTGCTGCTGATTCTGATGGGTCGCGCCACCACCAACTCGGCCAAGTTCGGACAGATGTACGGCTGGCTGCTGCTGGTCAGCGCCATCGGCCTGGGGGCTTTGGCCAGTCTGATCCTGTACAACCTGATCGCCCTGATCGGCCTGTACCGGCGTCGGGCCCCCGGCTCGCGCCTCACCCTGCGGCTGACCGGCATTTTCGCGCTGCTGGCCATCACCCCCGTGGCGCTGGTGTACGGTTTTTCGCTGCACTTCTTGCAACGGGGTATCGATAGCTGGTTCGACGTGCAGGTGGATCGCGGCCTGGAAAACGCCTTGGAGCTCAGCCGGACCGCCCTGGATCTGCGGATGCGCGAGGTACTCAAGCAAGCCTTGCGGGTCGCCGTCAGCGTCGCGGACAGCGACGGCGAGCAGGCCGGCCGGCGCCTGGACGACCTACTCGATCTCGGCGAGGCGTCCGAGCTGACCCTGTTCGGCCAGGGCGGCCGAATCATCGCCACCGCCAGCATGGACCCGGCGGCGATCCTGCCGCACCCCCCACCGGAAACGGCGCTGCTGCAAGTCCGCCAAGGCCGCAATTACGTCGGACTGGAACCGATCGGCGACGCCGGCTTTCACGTTCGCGTCGTGGTGCCGGCCACCTCCCTCGGCAACGAGGAACGGCAGTTGCAGGCCCTGTTTCCGGTCACCGACCGTTTGAGCCTGCTGGCCGACGCGGTGCAAGCCGCCTTCGACAGTTACCGGGAATTGATCTTCCTGCGGGCGCCGCTCAAGGCCAGCTTCACGTTGACCCTGTCGCTGGCGCTGTTGCTGGCGGTGCTGGCGGCGTTCTGGGCCGCGTTCTACACCGCGCGCCGGCTGGTGCAGCCCTTGCGCGAGCTGGTCGACGGCACCCAGGCGGTCGCCGTGGGCCAGTTCAACAAACAACTGGCCGGCGCCGGGGCCGGCAGCGACGAGCTGGGCTTTTTGGTGGAATCCTTCAACCAGATGATCCGCAATCTGGCGCAGGCGCATGACGCCGCCCAACGCAGCCAGGGGCTGGTCGAAAGCCAGCGCGCCTACCTGGAAACGGTGTTGGCGCGGCTGTCGTCGGGGGTGCTGACCATGGATCAGGGCGGCCGCCTGCAAACCTGCAACGCGGCGGCCAGCCAAATCCTGGAGGTCGACTTGCAGGAGTATCTCGGCGCCGACAGTCAGTGGATCGCCGTGGCGCACCCGATGTTGCAGGAGTTCATCGCCGCCATCGGTCCGCACTTGACCGAGACCGGCGACTGGCGCCAGGAAATCGCCTGGTTCGGCACCGCCGGCCGGCGCATTCTGATGTGTCGCGGCAGCTCGTTGCCGGATGCGGTCGGCCTTCACGGGGGTCACGTCATCGTCTTCGACGACATCACTCACGTCGTCCAGGTCGAGCGCGAGGCGGCCTGGTCCGAAGTGGCGCGGCGCCTCGCCCACGAGATCAAGAACCCGCTGACGCCGATCCAACTGGCCGCCGAGCGCATCCGCCATAAATATCTCAAGCAATTCGACGAGGAACAAGGCAAGGTCCTGGAGCGCGGCACCCACACCATCGTCCAGCAGGTTCAGGCGATGAAGGAAATGGTGGACGCCTTCAGCGAATACGCCCGCCCGCCGCGCTTGCAACTGGCGCCGCTGGAATTGAACGAATTCGTCACCGAGGTGCTTTATCTCTACCGCGATTACCCGGCGGGCGTGGAAATCAAGCTCGATCTGACCCAAGAACCCTTGCGGGTCAACGGCGACAAGGGCCGGCTGCGGCAACTGCTGCACAATTTGGTTAAGAACGCCATCGAAGCGATCCGCGACGGCCACGGCTCGACGTTGTGGATCAGCACCCGCCGCGAGCACGTCGCCGGCACCGACCGGGTCGAACTCAGCGTGCGCGACGACGGGCCGGGTTTCCCCGATTCCGTGCACGCCAACGCCTTCGAGCCCTACGTGACTACCAAACTCAAGGGAACCGGGCTAGGATTGGCGATCGTCAAAAAAATTGTCGAAGAGCATGGCGGCTGGATTCAATTGGAAACCCCGGCGGACGGCGGCGCCCGGATCGCGATTCGCTTGCCGATCTTTCACGACGGCGCCGACGCTCCAACTCCACCCGCCGTTCCCGCCGCGCCGTTGCACACTGATAAGGAGGCCGCCGGATGA
- a CDS encoding sigma-54-dependent Fis family transcriptional regulator, with protein sequence MSASYILVVDDEPDIRDLVKEILEDEGYAVSTAENAAAAREARRAQRPDLILLDIWMPDTDGITLLKEWSEGDHLPCPVIMMSGHGTVETAVEATRLGAYDFIEKPLSMAKLLLTVERALEADRLARENLNLRRQQRIVAEPVGRSEVVQRLRAQVLRIAQHDAPILIFGEPGTGKEVYARFLHAHSLRRGGPFVDVGVGSIARENASLELFGSEQGDRIHYGRLEQASGGTLFLDELADMDLEAQAKLASALENGSFLRIGGKEPVRVNVRVVAATHRDLEQEVALGRFREDLYYQLNVVPIKLPPLRDHIEDVPELLNYYIGYFVDQESLIYRHFTLAAQNRLRNYNWPGNIRELKNLVQRLLILGGDEEITQDEVDAAVRGITAVKAQDVGSIPLNLPLREAREQFERTYLMQQFRECEGNVARLADRVGMERTNLYRKLRALGIDPKKALDE encoded by the coding sequence ATGAGCGCGTCTTATATTCTGGTCGTTGATGACGAACCCGACATTCGCGACTTGGTCAAGGAAATTCTGGAAGATGAAGGCTATGCCGTCTCGACCGCCGAGAACGCCGCCGCCGCCCGCGAGGCGCGCCGCGCGCAGCGGCCCGATTTGATCCTGCTCGACATCTGGATGCCGGACACCGACGGCATCACCCTGCTCAAGGAATGGAGCGAGGGCGATCACCTGCCGTGCCCGGTCATCATGATGTCCGGCCACGGCACCGTCGAGACGGCGGTGGAAGCGACCCGGCTGGGCGCTTACGATTTCATCGAAAAACCCCTGTCCATGGCCAAGCTGCTGCTGACCGTGGAGCGGGCGTTGGAGGCGGACCGGCTGGCGCGGGAAAACCTCAACCTGCGCCGCCAGCAGCGGATCGTGGCCGAACCGGTCGGGCGCAGCGAAGTCGTCCAGCGGCTGCGCGCCCAGGTGCTGCGGATCGCCCAGCACGATGCCCCGATCCTGATCTTCGGCGAGCCCGGCACCGGCAAGGAAGTCTACGCCCGCTTCCTGCATGCCCACAGCCTGCGGCGCGGCGGCCCGTTCGTGGATGTGGGAGTCGGCTCCATCGCCCGAGAAAACGCCAGCCTGGAGCTGTTCGGCTCCGAACAGGGCGACCGGATTCACTACGGCCGGCTGGAGCAAGCCAGCGGCGGCACCCTGTTTCTGGACGAGTTGGCCGACATGGATCTGGAAGCGCAAGCCAAGCTGGCCAGCGCCCTGGAGAATGGCTCGTTCCTGCGCATCGGCGGCAAGGAGCCGGTCCGGGTCAACGTCCGAGTGGTGGCCGCCACCCACCGCGATCTGGAGCAGGAAGTCGCGCTGGGCCGGTTTCGCGAAGATCTTTATTACCAGCTCAACGTTGTCCCCATCAAACTGCCGCCGCTGCGCGATCACATCGAGGACGTGCCGGAGCTGCTCAACTATTACATCGGCTACTTCGTCGATCAGGAAAGTCTGATCTACCGCCACTTTACCCTAGCCGCCCAGAACCGCCTGCGCAACTACAACTGGCCCGGCAACATCCGCGAGCTCAAGAATCTGGTGCAACGCCTGTTGATCCTGGGCGGCGACGAGGAGATCACTCAGGACGAAGTGGACGCCGCCGTGCGCGGCATCACCGCCGTCAAGGCCCAGGATGTCGGCAGCATTCCGCTGAACTTGCCGCTGCGGGAGGCCCGCGAGCAATTCGAACGGACCTATCTGATGCAGCAGTTTCGCGAATGCGAAGGCAACGTGGCGCGGCTGGCCGATCGGGTCGGCATGGAGCGCACCAACCTGTATCGCAAATTGCGCGCCCTGGGCATCGACCCCAAGAAAGCTCTCGACGAGTAA
- the trkA gene encoding Trk system potassium transporter TrkA codes for MKIVILGAGQVGGSVAHILAGEANDVTVVDANPERLQALQDRLDIRTVRGSASYPSVMEQAGIADADMLIALTDSDEANMIACQIAHTLYNTPTKIARVRAGSYTAYRDQLFKDDALPVDVLISPEQLVTDYIQHIIEHPGALQVLDFAEGQVRLVGVKAYEGSTLIGQALRTLPERMPGIDTRVAAIFRQGSPIMPEGDTVIEPDDEVFLIAARKNTRAIVAELRKLDRMVKRIIIAGGGHIGARLAQGLEDRFQVKIIERNPATSKRLSEQLDRAIVLHGDAADENLLRQENIEHVDVYCAVTNDDEANILSAMQAKRMGARKVMALINLLSYVDLVESSGIIDVAISPQQATIGTLLTHVRRGDVVKVHSLRRGAAEAIEAIAHGDYKTSKVVGRRIEEIRLPPGTTIGAIARGDEVVICHHDTVIEADDHVILFLVDKKRVAEVERLFSVGATFI; via the coding sequence GTGAAGATCGTGATTCTCGGGGCCGGCCAAGTCGGTGGCTCGGTCGCGCACATCCTGGCCGGCGAGGCCAACGACGTGACCGTGGTGGACGCCAACCCCGAACGCTTGCAGGCCCTGCAAGACCGGCTGGACATCCGCACCGTTCGCGGCAGCGCCTCCTATCCTTCCGTGATGGAACAGGCCGGCATCGCCGACGCCGACATGCTGATCGCGCTGACCGACAGCGACGAAGCCAACATGATCGCCTGCCAGATCGCCCACACGTTGTACAACACGCCGACCAAGATCGCCCGGGTCCGCGCCGGCAGTTACACCGCCTATCGCGACCAACTGTTCAAGGACGACGCGCTGCCGGTGGACGTTTTGATCAGCCCCGAACAACTGGTGACCGATTACATCCAGCACATCATCGAGCATCCCGGCGCGCTCCAGGTGCTGGATTTCGCCGAGGGTCAGGTGCGGCTGGTCGGCGTCAAGGCCTACGAGGGCAGCACCCTGATCGGCCAGGCGCTGCGCACCCTGCCGGAGCGGATGCCGGGCATCGACACGCGGGTGGCGGCCATCTTTCGCCAGGGCAGTCCGATCATGCCGGAAGGCGACACGGTGATCGAGCCCGACGACGAGGTCTTCCTGATCGCCGCCCGCAAGAACACCCGCGCCATCGTCGCCGAACTGCGCAAGCTGGACCGGATGGTCAAACGCATCATCATCGCCGGCGGCGGCCACATCGGCGCCCGGCTGGCGCAAGGACTGGAAGACCGGTTTCAGGTCAAGATCATCGAACGCAATCCGGCCACCAGCAAGCGGCTGTCCGAACAACTGGACCGGGCCATCGTGCTGCACGGCGATGCGGCCGACGAGAATCTGCTGCGCCAGGAAAATATCGAACACGTCGACGTGTATTGCGCCGTTACCAACGACGACGAGGCCAACATCCTCTCGGCGATGCAGGCCAAGCGGATGGGCGCCCGCAAGGTGATGGCGCTCATCAACTTGTTATCCTATGTCGATCTGGTCGAATCCTCCGGCATCATCGACGTGGCGATCTCGCCGCAGCAGGCCACCATCGGCACCCTGCTGACCCACGTCCGCCGCGGCGATGTGGTCAAGGTGCATTCCCTGCGCCGGGGCGCGGCGGAGGCCATCGAAGCCATCGCCCACGGCGACTACAAGACCTCCAAGGTGGTCGGCCGGCGCATCGAGGAAATCCGCCTGCCGCCGGGCACCACCATCGGCGCCATCGCGCGCGGCGATGAGGTGGTGATCTGCCACCACGATACCGTCATCGAAGCGGACGATCATGTGATCCTGTTTCTGGTCGACAAGAAACGGGTAGCGGAGGTGGAACGCCTCTTTTCGGTTGGAGCGACTTTCATTTAA